The nucleotide sequence CAATGTTGTCAAGCTACGCTGTAAAAAGATAGGAGGATAAACGCCATCGAAGTGTCAAAAAAGTTTATAAAATTAAAACAAATATTGTAAAACCCCTTGACAAAACAGAAATCGCCCCAAAATCGACTTGGATGCCTCTTTTTTGCAGGTATATCAAGTTGATAGCGGGTGATTCCAATGAAAAACAACCAGCCATTTTTAAAAGCAATCGAACTGACCCAAGAAATCACTCACAGTATTTGGTATCTTTGCCAAGCAAGGCTCTGCCCCACCTATTTTATTCGAGAGGGAAAAATGGGATTTGTCAATTTGATCGCCTTTATCTTGAACTTTACTAAGAAATCACTGCAAATTGAACTCGATAACTTTTTTACCCTAACCCAAGGGACAAATCAGACGGTCAGTAAGCAAGCGTTTTCCCAAGCCCGACAGAAAGTGTCACCGCAAGCGTTCATCATCCTGTTTCAGGCCATCGTCAACCAGTTCTATCAGAACAATGACTTTAAAACCTATCGAGGGTACCGACTTTCCGCGATTGACGGGTCAACGGTGGAACTGCAAAATACCGAAGCGTTGCGAAACGTTTATGGATATGCCGAAAATACAACCGTTAAAGTGGCTCGAGCCAAAGTATCCGGGTTGTATGACCTCGGAAATCATCTTCTGATCGACGCGATCATTGATCGATATGATGTTGACGAAGAAATCCTTGCCTATCGGCATATTGAAAGACTCCGCGAAAACGGTTTGAGAAATGATCTTATCTTGTTTGATCGAGGCTATCCTTCGAAAGCATTGATTACCCGACTGACGGAAGCAAAGATTAACTTTGTGATGCGGGTTTCCTCTCATTTTATCAAGGAAGTCAACCAAGTCAAAAGCCAAGATGAAATCGTCGCGTTTTGGTATAAAGGCCAAACCTATCGGATTCGAGTCCTTAAATTCATGCTCTCATCCGGCGTCGAAGAGATCCTTATCAGCAGCTTGTTGGAGCCAAGTTTTACTATCGACGACTT is from Hydrogenispora ethanolica and encodes:
- a CDS encoding IS4 family transposase, encoding MKNNQPFLKAIELTQEITHSIWYLCQARLCPTYFIREGKMGFVNLIAFILNFTKKSLQIELDNFFTLTQGTNQTVSKQAFSQARQKVSPQAFIILFQAIVNQFYQNNDFKTYRGYRLSAIDGSTVELQNTEALRNVYGYAENTTVKVARAKVSGLYDLGNHLLIDAIIDRYDVDEEILAYRHIERLRENGLRNDLILFDRGYPSKALITRLTEAKINFVMRVSSHFIKEVNQVKSQDEIVAFWYKGQTYRIRVLKFMLSSGVEEILISSLLEPSFTIDDFMELYFKRWGIETKYNELKHRLEIENFTGETPITVEQDFYASMYLSNMAALAKMDSDEQIQERNHDKNLKYEYQTNMNILIGKLKDRLILMILEPSSRRRKKVLDQLMREIARNAVPIRPGRTHPRIKKTNRDRYPMNQKKSL